In the Oscillospiraceae bacterium genome, GCGCTGTCCAGCGCAGTCTGCAGGCCCTGCAAAATCAAGTCATCAGCGATGCCCTCGACGCCCAGCAGACCCTCCTTGCCGGGGGCCTGTTTGCGGGCCTCCTTGCCGTGGACCGCCGGGACGTAGGCCTGCAGGACATGCTCGGCCCCGACTAAGCCGGTGACAAAGTGGCGGATGCGGAAACCCGCATCGTCGGAATCGGTCAAAATGATAAGTCCTTGGGCGGCGGCAATGCGCTTGAGCATGTTTTGCAGCTCTTTATCCCGGAAGACTCGGGAGCCGTCGGTCGTCAAAATCGTCGCATCGACGATGTTTGTCAGCCGCGCGGCGTCGTATTTTCCCTCCACCAGGACGGCTTGTTCCAGTTTCAGCATCAGGACCTCCCTGCCAGTGCCAGTTCGCACAGAGCTTTCTGCATCAGCAGGTCGGCGTCCAACTTGCTGCTTTTTAAATCGGTGTCCAGCTTTTGCAGCACTTCCAGGCATTTTTCCAATTGGCGGCGCTTGAAGCGGGAGGCCGTGCGTTCGGTCTCGCCCAGGCGGTAGCTCCACTTGCCACCGTAGCCAAAATCCTTGGCCACAT is a window encoding:
- a CDS encoding DUF4093 domain-containing protein: MLKLEQAVLVEGKYDAARLTNIVDATILTTDGSRVFRDKELQNMLKRIAAAQGLIILTDSDDAGFRIRHFVTGLVGAEHVLQAYVPAVHGKEARKQAPGKEGLLGVEGIADDLILQGLQTALDSAPAPQTTAQDTDRTAITYTDLYEWGISGTANSADRRRALLARLGLPPRLSKKELLQVLNTLYTWESLDAQIKMME